In one Flexibacter flexilis DSM 6793 genomic region, the following are encoded:
- a CDS encoding YheT family hydrolase: MNFTPTYRPPAWLRLGGGHLQTILPALYRKVEGIDYHRERLWLPDEDFLDLDWLRHPAATSPRLAILSHGLEGDSHRPYLMGMAKHLYNCGYDVLAWNFRSCSGEMNLQKRFYHSGATEDLRFLVNWVNEKQQYQQIDLVGFSLGGNLTLKYLGEETPPPIIGKSVVFSVPTDLGGASERISTGFSKVYSDRFMRTLTQKIRLKAAKVPEIDLAPLALLKTLKDFDDVYTAPLHGFGTAANYYASCSANRFIADIQTPTLIVNAQNDPFLSAACYPKHLTQKHEFVTLETPEQGGHCGFTQTGLHDVYWSELRCESFLLGKN, encoded by the coding sequence ATGAACTTTACCCCAACTTACAGGCCGCCCGCTTGGCTTCGGCTCGGCGGCGGCCATTTACAAACCATATTGCCCGCACTTTACCGAAAAGTAGAAGGCATTGACTATCATCGCGAAAGACTTTGGTTGCCCGACGAAGATTTTTTGGATTTGGATTGGTTGCGCCACCCAGCGGCCACGTCGCCACGCCTTGCCATACTTTCGCATGGGCTGGAAGGCGACTCGCATCGTCCGTACCTGATGGGCATGGCCAAGCATTTGTACAATTGCGGTTATGATGTGTTGGCGTGGAATTTTAGGAGTTGTAGTGGGGAAATGAACCTGCAAAAACGTTTTTATCATAGCGGCGCAACAGAAGATTTACGTTTTTTGGTGAATTGGGTAAATGAAAAACAGCAATACCAACAAATTGATTTGGTGGGCTTTAGCTTAGGTGGAAACTTGACACTCAAATATTTAGGAGAAGAAACGCCGCCGCCAATTATCGGCAAATCGGTCGTGTTTTCAGTACCTACGGACTTGGGCGGCGCGTCGGAGCGTATTTCTACGGGATTCAGCAAAGTGTATTCGGATAGATTTATGCGAACGCTTACCCAAAAAATCCGTTTAAAAGCGGCTAAAGTTCCCGAAATCGACCTTGCGCCACTGGCTTTACTCAAAACGCTCAAAGATTTTGACGATGTTTATACTGCGCCTTTGCATGGTTTCGGGACGGCAGCTAATTATTACGCGAGTTGTTCGGCCAACAGATTTATTGCTGATATTCAGACTCCTACACTCATTGTCAATGCCCAAAACGACCCGTTTTTGTCGGCAGCCTGCTACCCAAAGCATCTGACCCAAAAACATGAATTTGTTACTTTGGAAACACCCGAACAGGGCGGACATTGTGGTTTTACGCAAACAGGCCTGCACGATGTTTATTGGTCGGAGTTACGCTGTGAGTCCTTTTTATTGGGGAAAAATTAA